One Nicotiana tomentosiformis chromosome 1, ASM39032v3, whole genome shotgun sequence genomic window, gcatccggaatgtaatttggagatccgtggtagaattaggcttgaattggtgaaattgaaaatttggcaatttttggtcagtagtgaaaaatttgatatctggGTCAGAATGGAAtcccagaagttggaataggttcgtagtgtcaattgtgacgtgtgtgcacaatttgaggtcattcggacgtggttgattggtttcggcatcggttgtctaatttggaagtttagaagttcttaggcttgaattcgagggtaatttggtgttttgatgttattttgagtgattcaaaagtttgactaagtttatatattgatatatgacttgttggtatttttggttgaggtcccgagggtcttggGGTGATTCCGGgaggttaacggatttgtcgaagttagAAAATGCAGATGAAGCTGCTCCTACTaatatttctgcacctgcggaagaaggagtcgcaggtgcgaggtcgcagccGTTGAGGGAAGGTGTACAGATGCGAAGAAAAGGAGGTTGGTCAGTTTCAGCAGAAGCGAAGTGTGAGCGCGCAGGTGCGCTTTCGCAGGCGCGAGAATTTGTTGCGCAAATACGGAAAACTGTGAGGCCAAGGCTGTAGCGtaggcgcgaaggatttggccgcacctgcgagcccgcaggtgcggaagctgagtaattaagtggagttcgcggATGCGGTGCCTTTACCTCATGTGTGGTCCCGCAGGCGCAGAAAAAGAGCCTGCAGGTCCGAAATTCGGGGTAGAAatcataaatagaacacttcgcgaattgTTGGttcatttccaacatttttattcgGTTTTAGAGCTTTTGGGATTGATTTGAAGAGGTAATCAAGGGGGTTTaaattgaggtaagttacttgagccctaatactcgtgtTTATGGTAACTTCCCATTGTattatcatgtaattagtgaaagtgaggggttagggcttggaattttagaaattttaatttaaggatttgagggaccaaacgatgtcggattttgataaatttcatatgtatggactcgcgagtggatgagcttcctagttttgtaaagtttatcagatttcgagatgtgggcccggggcccgggttgagccaattttgggttttgggctaatttgatagtttttcttgtggaattcattccattagcatatattgatggtattgtactgatagtgaatagattcagagcatttggaggtcgagtaGAAGGGCAAGAATATCGCGAGGtagagatttgatcggtttgaggtaagtaaagattgtaaatctagtcctgaggatatgaaaccccagatttcgtatcattctactattttaaggtgacgggcgtgtgggcgtgcactgttggggatttgtgacttggtccatcccgtagaaactataaagttgcatattttgttgaaattatatgatacttatatgttttagaaagagtttctataaattaggccgaatgccatgtttgggccttgtgccagtgctgtttggacccttaggggccttttcttactatcctatcATTTTGTTCGATTTAAAATCTATACTAAGTCATGGTTATACATGTTTactacataactcagtttttcttactctattttgatgcatataaatgttattaTGGGCTGAGTAccatgtttttactgaaatgcctgagtggcttgagaggtttatgacttagtgaggctgagggcctgatttgtgaggatatttttgggatcgggctgcacgccacagcatgtttgatataggccgagggcctgagtgatatATGCCacgatttggcttgatatagcgcttgggctgaaggagcccctctggagtctgtacacacccccagtgagtgcaggtacctactgagtgcgagtgccgagtgacgagtgctgagtgactgggaggcatgagtgattgtgaggtatgctcgagaggcatgagtgattgtgaggtttgcccgaggggctgtatacgagtgatgttgcccgaggggctgcttatgatttcatcatttttgctcacctttgcattgagcctctgtttgaaactgttgaaaaatatctttaaatgatttttactggaactgggtttaaacgagatgatttgattcaaacactgatttttaaagcatgttgtattttactgaaatttcatgatatgaactttatatgcttattgctcgtcactactgctcagcctttatttattgttattacttactgagttggcgtactcacgttactccctgcaccttgtttACATATCTAAgtgtagctggacacgatagCGGCCGTTgactattctggttgcagattttctcggggatagcaaggtagctgtttggtgaTTGCAGCCGTGctattctccctcttatcttcctttagttataTATAGTTATTTTTCAtgctgagttagtcttgatattgttagacagattgtagttgaggctcatgactagtgacaccccgatgtcgggtttttctttccgcacttttgttttgatttgaactcctttacgaaggttatTACGCTAAATAGCCTTCAAATtctctttgaaatgaaaatatcagttgtTTGGAAAATAATTcggcttatcttcgagaggctgtagaatctttaggaaactccacatgcttgaattcttgtcgtgcgaatctgttgattctagtaactaaacttctattgtttcattctctcacagatggtgaggacccgcgcTACCGGACAGGGtggccagccaccagtactaccagccagggtcgcgagaggccgaggccatggtagaggccatggtaggggcagaggtgtagtccgtacaacagttggggcagtacctgcaaatccatcggttgtcccagatcaggaccaggttccagttgttgatgcactagctcaggcaccacctatgcctattgtgattccaggccttcaggagtccctagctcagattctaacagcgtgtaccggccttgctcatgcggtctctatctcgacggtcGTAACTACTTCTCAGGCGGGGGGAGGCACAGGCACTCAGACTCTCattgctcgcacacccgagcaggttgtttagggactccagacaccgggggcaccaccaacccAATAGGATACAGTtgcacaggattatgtggttcctgctatgcctgaggatgatcaacgtaggttggagaggtttgggagactccagccaccaccgttcagtggcacagagagagaggttgctaaggacttcttggataggtgtcagaggatactccgtacaactggtattctagagacttgtggggtctcattcactacttttcagttttttggggctgcactcagatggtgggagacttacgagaggcgtaggcctattggcgcagcaccccttacttggcagcagttctccgtggtctttttggagaagttcgtgcctcgatcccacagagaggagctacgcagaAAGTTTGAGAGGCTTctccagggtgatatgtctatgacgtagtatgagatgattctcggagttggcccgccATGCTATCTAGTTGCTTCCCaaggacagggagaggatcatgaggtttattgatggtcacACTTTTAAGCTACAGTTACTTATGACCAGAGAGATGGTGTCTGGAGCTATGTTTGATgatgttgtcgacattgctcggtagattgagatggatcgtggtcaggagagggttgagagggatgccaagaggcctcgtgggcAGGGTGGATCtagtggtgctccttttgggggtcagttctagcacggtagaggtcgtcatttcagacagtcTCAGTCAgttcggccatttcaccgtggtgcatcatctggacaTGGTTCTCACCATTATCAATAGGGTCATTCATCTCTTGGTGCCCTTCCAGcgcagagttcatcccgtgctccaccagTTCAGGGTTCGTCTATGCCGGGTCCTTCTGCTAGTCATCCCaatgctcggggctcccttccgTTCccaccaccagcaccagggagttattttgagtgtggggagtttggccATATATGGAGGCaatgtcctcgtcgtcatggaggtggtttatctcagcagaggagtcggcctttgacttcagcaccagttacttcaccacccacccagtcagctcggggtggaagTCAGTCacctaggggtcgccctagagggggaggtagatCATGGGGTGGCCTGGCCCATTTCTATACcttccctgccagaccagatgctattgcttcagatgctatgattacaagtattgtctcagtttgtcacagagatgcctccatattatttgaccctgttccacgtattcatatgtttcctcgtattttgcccattttctggatatgccccgtgagtctttagtttcatctgttcatgtatctactctcaTGGGCAATaatattgttgtggaccgcgtatatcggtcaggtgtggtgactattgggggtatGGAGACCTAAGTGGACCTTTTgatgctcagtatggttgactttgatgtgatattgggtatatCGGTCaggtgtggtgactattgggggtatGGAGACCTAAGTGGACCTTTTgatgctcagtatggttgactttgatgtgatattgggtatggattagttatctccatgtcatgttgttctagattgtcacgctaagactgtgacgttggcaatgccgggatttctgagggttgagtggagcggttctatagattatgtacctagtagggtgatttcatatttgaaggcttagcgtatggttgagaagggttgtctatcctatttggctttcatgagggatgttagtgcagagactcctgccattgattctgttccggtggtacgtgatttttcggatgtatttcctgcagacctgccgggcatgccgcctgatagggatattgactttggtattgatttggtgtcgggcacttaACCCATTTTATTCCattgtatcgtatggcactggtgaagttgaaggaattgaaagaacggcttcaggaactccttgataaggggtttattcaacATATGTGTTaccttggggtacaccggttctatttgtgaagaagaaggatggttccatgagaatgtgcattgattacaggtagttaaacaaggtcacaatcaagaacaagtatcctttgcctcgtattgatgatttatttgaccagtttcatggagcgagggtgttctccaagattgatttgaggtccggttatcaccagctgaagattcgggattcggatattcttaagacagctttcaggacccgttatggccattatgagttcttggtgatgtcttttgggctaaccaatgccccaacaacatttatgcatttgatgaatagtgtattccagccctatttggactcattcgttgttgtattcattgatgacatccttgtgtactctcgtagccaggaggagcacgctcagcatttgaggattgtattacaaatATTGAGGGacgagaagctttatgcaaagttctccaagtatgagttttggctcagttcagtagtattcttgggacacatggtgtccaatgagggtattcaggtggatccaaagaagataaaagcggtgcagagttggcctagaccgtcctcagctacagagattcggagctttctcgatTTGGCAGGTTACTACCGTCTCTTTAtggaggaattttcatctattgcttcgtccttgaccaaattgacccaaaagggtgctctattcaggtggtcggacgagtgtgagaagagctttcagaagctcaagactgctttgaccacagctccagtgttagttttacCATCAACTTCAGGTTCTTAGACCGTGTgttatgatgcctcgaggataggcattggttgtattttgatgtaggagggtagggtgattgcctatgcctcgcgtcagttgaagacccatgagaagaattatccggtgcatgatcttgagttagcagccattgttcacaccttaaagatttggcatcattatttgtatggggttcattgtgagatttatactgatcatcggagtctgcaacatctgtttaagcagaaggatcttaatttgcgtcagcggagatggttggagcttcttaaagaatatgatatcactattctgtatcatccggggaaggccaatgtggtggtcgatgctttgagttgtCGGgcagagtttggggagtttagcatatcttccagtagcatagagacctttggcattgaatgttcaggccttagtgggccagcttgtcagattggatatttcggagccgagtcgggtattggcttgcgtggtctccaggtcttctctttatgaccatatcagggagcgtcagtatgatgacgcccacttactcgttcttcaggacagggttcggagaggtgatgctagggatgtgactattggtggaggtggatgaagaaggatatagttgggtttgtagctcggtgtcgcAACTGTCAGCAATTTAAGTATGAACATTAGAGACCGGgaggcttgcttcagagattagagatcccagagtggaagtgggagcatgtcacgccccaaaatcgaggagcgcgaccggcgctcaaccaagtgaacccgatcaagcaagcctgttagattccttctacccaaactcattcatgaataaagaaaatatatgttttccttaattaaataataaggtggtcatgtctgcaattaccaattcatttc contains:
- the LOC138908165 gene encoding uncharacterized protein, with product MDRGQERVERDAKRPRGQGGSSGAPFGAQSSSRAPPVQGSSMPGPSASHPNARGSLPFPPPAPGSYFECGEFGHIWRQCPRRHGGGLSQQRSRPLTSAPVTSPPTQSARGGSQSPRGRPRGGGRSWGGLAHFYTFPARPDAIASDAMITSYYRLFMEEFSSIASSLTKLTQKGALFRWSDECEKSFQKLKTALTTAPVLVLPSTSGS